A single window of Rhodamnia argentea isolate NSW1041297 chromosome 5, ASM2092103v1, whole genome shotgun sequence DNA harbors:
- the LOC115741975 gene encoding U6 small nuclear RNA (adenine-(43)-N(6))-methyltransferase isoform X3 encodes MKNKKRRREQPRPTIHPRNKYSENPPDFALLASLYPSFNPFVFYGRDGRPRIDWTDFNATRELTRVLLLHDHGLDWWIPDGQLCPTVPNRSNYIHWIEDLLSSEIIPKINSNVDNIRGFDIGTGANCIYPLLGASLLGWSFVGSDVTDAAFEWAERNVKTNPQVSDLIEIRKVDTCIDAVLGEDSSKEDLLFCGSKSICGNSIGRELAPISSSTCDDAVEEKSYSGPPILFGVIRDGETFDFCMCNPPFFESMEEASLNPKTSCGGTPQEMVCPGGEKAFITRIIEDSVRLKHSFRWFTSMVGRKSNLKSLIAKLREVGVTIVKTTEFVQGQTCRWGIAWSFIPPARKLISPYVAEKSNLSFMLEVSVNFISQLLAFNVSLVPHRSCSQSNPFSMKMAHPVN; translated from the exons ATGAAGAACAAGAAGCGGAGGAGAGAGCAGCCCCGACCCACGATCCACCCGAGAAACAAGTACTCCGAGAACCCGCCCGATTTCGCGCTCCTGGCCTCCCTCTACCCCTCCTTCAACCCCTTCGTCTTCTACGGCCGCGACGGCCGACCCAGGATCGACTGGACCGACTTCAACGCCACCCGCGAGCTCACTCGGGTCTTGCTCCTCCACGACCACGGCCTCGATTG GTGGATTCCTGATGGGCAACTTTGCCCTACGGTGCCCAACAGATCTAATTACATCCACTGGATTGAAGACCTTCTGTCATCAGAAATTATTCCTAAGATTAATAGCAATGTAGATAATATTAGGGGATTTGACATAGGAACTGGAGCAAACTGCATTTATCCCCTTCTTGGTGCATCTCTTTTGGGGTGGAGCTTCGTTGGGTCAG ATGTGACGGATGCGGCATTTGAGTGGGCAGAGCGAAATGTTAAAACTAATCCACAAGTTTCAGACCTAATAGAAATTAGAAAGGTCGACACCTGTATTGATGCTGTTCTTGGGGAAGATTCTTCCAAGGAGGATCTCCTATTCTGTGGAAGCAAAAGCATTTGTGGCAATAGCATAGGTAGAGAGTTGGCACCCATATCTTCTTCAACATGTGATGATGCAGTTGAGGAAAAGAGTTATTCAGGACCACCTATCCTTTTTGGTGTGATCAGGGATGGTGAGACATTTGACTTCTGCATGTGCAATCCTCCATTTTTTGAGTCCATGGAGGAAGCAAGTCTGAATCCGAAAACTTCATGTGGCGGGACTCCCCAAGAGATGGTTTGTCCTGGTGGAGAGAAGGCTTTCATCACTCGCATTATTGAGGATAGTGTTAGACTGAAGCATTCTTTTCG ATGGTTTACTTCAATGGTCGGGAGGAAATCAAACCTCAAGTCCCTAATTGCCAAGCTACGAGAGGTTGGAGTCACCATTGTGAAGACAACTGAGTTTGTGCAGGGACAAACATGTCGATGGGGAATTGCTTGGTCTTTTATACCTCCTGCCAGGAAGTTGATTTCACCTTATGTGGCTGAGAAAAGCAATCTGTCTTTCATGCTTGAGGTGTCAGTAAATTTTATCTCGCAGTTGTT GGCCTTCAACGTCAGTTTGGTGCCACACAGGTCTTGCAGTCAGTCGAATCCTTTTTCCATGAAAATGGCGCATCCTGTAAATTGa
- the LOC115741974 gene encoding uncharacterized protein LOC115741974, whose amino-acid sequence MGSTVSTQVQKRKALSTEKKVLCDLNQSSGCDFPGCDYCPPDRKAWMAGLGAEKLHINKIVWPGTHDSATNKIGIPFVSRPFAQCQSLSIYRQLVLGTRVLDVRVQEDRKICHGILVTYGIDVVIQDIKKFLSETEKEIVILEIRTEFGHQDPPDFDKYLVDQLGEFLIHQDDHVFGKTVEELLPRRIICIWKPRKSPHPKAGDPLWSAVYLTDNWIDTDLPSTKFDSNMKHLSEQPPALSRNYFYRVENTVTPKADNPILCVKPVTGRIHGYSRLFISQCFAKGCVDRLQVLSTDFIDKDFVDACVGLTHARIEGKA is encoded by the coding sequence ATGGGATCCACGGTCTCCACACAGGTCCAGAAGAGAAAGGCCTTGTCGACAGAGAAGAAGGTCCTCTGTGATCTCAACCAATCCTCCGGCTGCGATTTTCCCGGCTGCGACTACTGTCCGCCGGACAGGAAAGCCTGGATGGCTGGCCTTGGCGCGGAGAAACTCCACATAAACAAGATTGTTTGGCCGGGGACCCACGACTCCGCGACCAACAAGATCGGCATACCCTTCGTGTCTCGCCCTTTCGCTCAATGTCAAAGCCTGTCCATCTACCGCCAGCTTGTCCTGGGCACGCGGGTCCTGGATGTCCGGGTCCAGGAGGATCGCAAGATCTGTCATGGGATCCTGGTCACCTACGGCATCGACGTCGTGATCCAGGATATCAAGAAGTTCCTATCGGAGACCGAGAAGGAGATCGTGATCCTCGAGATCAGGACTGAGTTCGGGCACCAGGACCCGCCGGACTTCGACAAGTACTTGGTTGATCAGCTAGGGGAATTCCTGATCCACCAGGACGACCATGTCTTCGGGAAGACGGTCGAGGAATTGTTGCCAAGGAGGATAATCTGCATTTGGAAGCCTAGGAAGTCACCCCATCCGAAAGCGGGCGATCCTCTGTGGAGTGCGGTGTATTTGACGGACAATTGGATCGACACCGATTTGCCTTCGACCAAATTCGACAGCAACATGAAGCATTTGAGCGAGCAGCCGCCAGCTTTGTCCAGGAACTACTTCTACCGGGTGGAGAACACGGTCACGCCAAAAGCAGACAATCCCATCTTGTGCGTTAAGCCAGTGACGGGCCGAATCCACGGGTATTCACGGCTCTTTATATCGCAGTGCTTCGCAAAGGGTTGTGTGGATCGACTACAGGTTCTGTCGACGGACTTCATCGACAAGGATTTTGTCGATGCGTGTGTCGGGCTCACACATGCCAGGATCGAAGGGAAAGCATGA
- the LOC115741975 gene encoding U6 small nuclear RNA (adenine-(43)-N(6))-methyltransferase isoform X2: MKNKKRRREQPRPTIHPRNKYSENPPDFALLASLYPSFNPFVFYGRDGRPRIDWTDFNATRELTRVLLLHDHGLDWWIPDGQLCPTVPNRSNYIHWIEDLLSSEIIPKINSNVDNIRGFDIGTGANCIYPLLGASLLGWSFVGSDVTDAAFEWAERNVKTNPQVSDLIEIRKVDTCIDAVLGEDSSKEDLLFCGSKSICGNSIGRELAPISSSTCDDAVEEKSYSGPPILFGVIRDGETFDFCMCNPPFFESMEEASLNPKTSCGGTPQEMVCPGGEKAFITRIIEDSVRLKHSFRWFTSMVGRKSNLKSLIAKLREVGVTIVKTTEFVQGQTCRWGIAWSFIPPARKLISPYVAEKSNLSFMLEGLQRQFGATQVLQSVESFFHENGASCKLNVHSFSADVSFLWYYCIK; the protein is encoded by the exons ATGAAGAACAAGAAGCGGAGGAGAGAGCAGCCCCGACCCACGATCCACCCGAGAAACAAGTACTCCGAGAACCCGCCCGATTTCGCGCTCCTGGCCTCCCTCTACCCCTCCTTCAACCCCTTCGTCTTCTACGGCCGCGACGGCCGACCCAGGATCGACTGGACCGACTTCAACGCCACCCGCGAGCTCACTCGGGTCTTGCTCCTCCACGACCACGGCCTCGATTG GTGGATTCCTGATGGGCAACTTTGCCCTACGGTGCCCAACAGATCTAATTACATCCACTGGATTGAAGACCTTCTGTCATCAGAAATTATTCCTAAGATTAATAGCAATGTAGATAATATTAGGGGATTTGACATAGGAACTGGAGCAAACTGCATTTATCCCCTTCTTGGTGCATCTCTTTTGGGGTGGAGCTTCGTTGGGTCAG ATGTGACGGATGCGGCATTTGAGTGGGCAGAGCGAAATGTTAAAACTAATCCACAAGTTTCAGACCTAATAGAAATTAGAAAGGTCGACACCTGTATTGATGCTGTTCTTGGGGAAGATTCTTCCAAGGAGGATCTCCTATTCTGTGGAAGCAAAAGCATTTGTGGCAATAGCATAGGTAGAGAGTTGGCACCCATATCTTCTTCAACATGTGATGATGCAGTTGAGGAAAAGAGTTATTCAGGACCACCTATCCTTTTTGGTGTGATCAGGGATGGTGAGACATTTGACTTCTGCATGTGCAATCCTCCATTTTTTGAGTCCATGGAGGAAGCAAGTCTGAATCCGAAAACTTCATGTGGCGGGACTCCCCAAGAGATGGTTTGTCCTGGTGGAGAGAAGGCTTTCATCACTCGCATTATTGAGGATAGTGTTAGACTGAAGCATTCTTTTCG ATGGTTTACTTCAATGGTCGGGAGGAAATCAAACCTCAAGTCCCTAATTGCCAAGCTACGAGAGGTTGGAGTCACCATTGTGAAGACAACTGAGTTTGTGCAGGGACAAACATGTCGATGGGGAATTGCTTGGTCTTTTATACCTCCTGCCAGGAAGTTGATTTCACCTTATGTGGCTGAGAAAAGCAATCTGTCTTTCATGCTTGAG GGCCTTCAACGTCAGTTTGGTGCCACACAGGTCTTGCAGTCAGTCGAATCCTTTTTCCATGAAAATGGCGCATCCTGTAAATTGaatgttcattcattttctgctgATGTAAGCTTTTTATGGT ATTACTGCATCAAATGA
- the LOC115741975 gene encoding RNA N6-adenosine-methyltransferase mettl16 isoform X1, giving the protein MKNKKRRREQPRPTIHPRNKYSENPPDFALLASLYPSFNPFVFYGRDGRPRIDWTDFNATRELTRVLLLHDHGLDWWIPDGQLCPTVPNRSNYIHWIEDLLSSEIIPKINSNVDNIRGFDIGTGANCIYPLLGASLLGWSFVGSDVTDAAFEWAERNVKTNPQVSDLIEIRKVDTCIDAVLGEDSSKEDLLFCGSKSICGNSIGRELAPISSSTCDDAVEEKSYSGPPILFGVIRDGETFDFCMCNPPFFESMEEASLNPKTSCGGTPQEMVCPGGEKAFITRIIEDSVRLKHSFRWFTSMVGRKSNLKSLIAKLREVGVTIVKTTEFVQGQTCRWGIAWSFIPPARKLISPYVAEKSNLSFMLEGLQRQFGATQVLQSVESFFHENGASCKLNVHSFSADITASNEHLKGILRNEVGLLEEPFGRDCEEKPPSSSDTVPCPSDDLSFRITVFQQIPGTLLVKGSVQRKDGSIAGVFTSIFQRLEEVLKQKFCREKASVANF; this is encoded by the exons ATGAAGAACAAGAAGCGGAGGAGAGAGCAGCCCCGACCCACGATCCACCCGAGAAACAAGTACTCCGAGAACCCGCCCGATTTCGCGCTCCTGGCCTCCCTCTACCCCTCCTTCAACCCCTTCGTCTTCTACGGCCGCGACGGCCGACCCAGGATCGACTGGACCGACTTCAACGCCACCCGCGAGCTCACTCGGGTCTTGCTCCTCCACGACCACGGCCTCGATTG GTGGATTCCTGATGGGCAACTTTGCCCTACGGTGCCCAACAGATCTAATTACATCCACTGGATTGAAGACCTTCTGTCATCAGAAATTATTCCTAAGATTAATAGCAATGTAGATAATATTAGGGGATTTGACATAGGAACTGGAGCAAACTGCATTTATCCCCTTCTTGGTGCATCTCTTTTGGGGTGGAGCTTCGTTGGGTCAG ATGTGACGGATGCGGCATTTGAGTGGGCAGAGCGAAATGTTAAAACTAATCCACAAGTTTCAGACCTAATAGAAATTAGAAAGGTCGACACCTGTATTGATGCTGTTCTTGGGGAAGATTCTTCCAAGGAGGATCTCCTATTCTGTGGAAGCAAAAGCATTTGTGGCAATAGCATAGGTAGAGAGTTGGCACCCATATCTTCTTCAACATGTGATGATGCAGTTGAGGAAAAGAGTTATTCAGGACCACCTATCCTTTTTGGTGTGATCAGGGATGGTGAGACATTTGACTTCTGCATGTGCAATCCTCCATTTTTTGAGTCCATGGAGGAAGCAAGTCTGAATCCGAAAACTTCATGTGGCGGGACTCCCCAAGAGATGGTTTGTCCTGGTGGAGAGAAGGCTTTCATCACTCGCATTATTGAGGATAGTGTTAGACTGAAGCATTCTTTTCG ATGGTTTACTTCAATGGTCGGGAGGAAATCAAACCTCAAGTCCCTAATTGCCAAGCTACGAGAGGTTGGAGTCACCATTGTGAAGACAACTGAGTTTGTGCAGGGACAAACATGTCGATGGGGAATTGCTTGGTCTTTTATACCTCCTGCCAGGAAGTTGATTTCACCTTATGTGGCTGAGAAAAGCAATCTGTCTTTCATGCTTGAG GGCCTTCAACGTCAGTTTGGTGCCACACAGGTCTTGCAGTCAGTCGAATCCTTTTTCCATGAAAATGGCGCATCCTGTAAATTGaatgttcattcattttctgctgAT ATTACTGCATCAAATGAACATCTAAAAGGAATTTTGAGGAATGAGGTGGGGCTTCTCGAGGAACCTTTTGGTCGAGATTGTGAGGAAAAGCCACCCAGTTCCTCAGACACTGTGCCATGTCCTTCAGATGACTTAAGTTTTCGTATAACA GTATTTCAGCAAATTCCCGGCACCCTGTTAGTGAAAGGATCAGTGCAGCGTAAAGATGGCTCAATTGCAG GAGTTTTTACATCCATCTTCCAGCGGTTAGAGGAAGTCCTGAAACAAAAGTTTTGTAGAGAGAAGGCTTCTGTCGCTAATTTTTAG